A genome region from Hevea brasiliensis isolate MT/VB/25A 57/8 chromosome 9, ASM3005281v1, whole genome shotgun sequence includes the following:
- the LOC110636332 gene encoding uncharacterized protein LOC110636332 isoform X3 encodes MGDFSIQISSNLVNRLTDDGEKLKRKPKKTKTKVPREFVHPETKVNEKQLCDDPETLKGVPSMGRPVQHPLFLPVTPPAHSANTELDAIRSVIQESERILEKLQKQEDSMVQEVTERAKDLRDKEFKLPYQKPMPCLADYEACRDCYKEHGNDILKCAPLTRSYYDCVRRVKQHVSLAGQ; translated from the coding sequence ATGGGTGATTTTTCAATTCAGATTAGTTCTAACCTTGTTAATAGActtactgatgatggtgagaagtTAAAGAGGAAACCAAAGAAAACTAAAACTAAGGTACCCCGAGAATTTGTCCATCCCGAAACTAAGGTGAATGAAAAGCAACTTTGTGATGATCCTGAAACACTCAAAGGGGTTCCTTCTATGGGACGGCCAGTACAACATCCATTGTTCTTGCCAGTAACCCCACCAGCTCATTCTGCGAACACAGAGTTAGATGCAATTAGATCTGTCATTCAAGAAAGTGAAAGGATTCTGGAAAAGTTGCAGAAGCAGGAGGATAGCATGGTGCAAGAAGTAACTGAAAGAGCCAAGGATCTTCGTGATAAGGAGTTCAAGCTTCCGTATCAGAAGCCTATGCCCTGTTTGGCTGATTATGAAGCTTGTCGGGATTGTTACAAGGAGCATGGTAATGATATACTGAAATGTGCCCCTCTGACTAGGAGCTATTATGATTGTGTTCGCAGAGTCAAGCAGCATGTAAGTTTGGCTGGTCAATAG
- the LOC110636332 gene encoding uncharacterized protein LOC110636332 isoform X1, with amino-acid sequence MGDFSIQISSNLVNRLTDDGEKLKRKPKKTKTKVPREFVHPETKVNEKQLCDDPETLKGVPSMGRPVQHPLFLPVTPPAHSANTELDAIRSVIQESERILEKLQKQEDSMVQEVTERAKDLRDKEFKLPYQKPMPCLADYEACRDCYKEHGNDILKCAPLTRSYYDCVRRVKQHFGFDYGSYIQADWRNDRAKYFFFVSSWEQVQKNCRSYVLWSRATGTEMFAQVH; translated from the exons ATGGGTGATTTTTCAATTCAGATTAGTTCTAACCTTGTTAATAGActtactgatgatggtgagaagtTAAAGAGGAAACCAAAGAAAACTAAAACTAAGGTACCCCGAGAATTTGTCCATCCCGAAACTAAGGTGAATGAAAAGCAACTTTGTGATGATCCTGAAACACTCAAAGGGGTTCCTTCTATGGGACGGCCAGTACAACATCCATTGTTCTTGCCAGTAACCCCACCAGCTCATTCTGCGAACACAGAGTTAGATGCAATTAGATCTGTCATTCAAGAAAGTGAAAGGATTCTGGAAAAGTTGCAGAAGCAGGAGGATAGCATGGTGCAAGAAGTAACTGAAAGAGCCAAGGATCTTCGTGATAAGGAGTTCAAGCTTCCGTATCAGAAGCCTATGCCCTGTTTGGCTGATTATGAAGCTTGTCGGGATTGTTACAAGGAGCATGGTAATGATATACTGAAATGTGCCCCTCTGACTAGGAGCTATTATGATTGTGTTCGCAGAGTCAAGCAGCAT TTTGGATTTGATTACGGATCTTATATTCAGGCAGACTGGAGAAATGATCGAGCAAAATactttttctttgtttcttcgTGGGAGCAGGTTCAAAAAAATTGTCGTTCATATGTTCTTTGGAGTAGAGCAACTGGAACTGAAATGTTTGCCCAAGTACATTGA
- the LOC110636332 gene encoding uncharacterized protein LOC110636332 isoform X2, with translation MGDFSIQISSNLVNRLTDDGEKLKRKPKKTKTKVPREFVHPETKVNEKQLCDDPETLKGVPSMGRPVQHPLFLPVTPPAHSANTELDAIRSVIQESERILEKLQKQEDSMVQEVTERAKDLRDKEFKLPYQKPMPCLADYEACRDCYKEHGNDILKCAPLTRSYYDCVRRVKQHVQKNCRSYVLWSRATGTEMFAQVH, from the exons ATGGGTGATTTTTCAATTCAGATTAGTTCTAACCTTGTTAATAGActtactgatgatggtgagaagtTAAAGAGGAAACCAAAGAAAACTAAAACTAAGGTACCCCGAGAATTTGTCCATCCCGAAACTAAGGTGAATGAAAAGCAACTTTGTGATGATCCTGAAACACTCAAAGGGGTTCCTTCTATGGGACGGCCAGTACAACATCCATTGTTCTTGCCAGTAACCCCACCAGCTCATTCTGCGAACACAGAGTTAGATGCAATTAGATCTGTCATTCAAGAAAGTGAAAGGATTCTGGAAAAGTTGCAGAAGCAGGAGGATAGCATGGTGCAAGAAGTAACTGAAAGAGCCAAGGATCTTCGTGATAAGGAGTTCAAGCTTCCGTATCAGAAGCCTATGCCCTGTTTGGCTGATTATGAAGCTTGTCGGGATTGTTACAAGGAGCATGGTAATGATATACTGAAATGTGCCCCTCTGACTAGGAGCTATTATGATTGTGTTCGCAGAGTCAAGCAGCAT GTTCAAAAAAATTGTCGTTCATATGTTCTTTGGAGTAGAGCAACTGGAACTGAAATGTTTGCCCAAGTACATTGA